DNA from Stenotrophomonas acidaminiphila:
GGCAGCATCACCGCCGTGCTCGGCCCCTCGGGCACCGGCAAATCGACGCTGCTGGCGGCGTTGACCGGCGAGCTGCGCCCGGTCAGCGGCCAGGTGCGCCTGTTCGGGCAGGACATCCCGCAGGGCAACCGCGCGCTGCTGGAAATGCGCAAGAACATCGGCGTGCTGCTGCAGGGCAACGGCCTGCTGACCGACCTGACGGTCGCCGAGAACGTCGCCCTGCCGCTGCGGACCCACACCCGCCTGCCCGAGCCGGTGCTGCAGCGCCTGGTGCGGATGAAGCTGCACGCGGTGGGCCTGCTGGCCGCGGCCGATGCATGGCCGCGCGAACTGTCCGGTGGCATGGCGCGGCGCGTGGCGCTGGCCCGCGCGCTGGCGCTGGACCCGCCGCTGATGATCTACGACGAGCCGCTGACCGGGCTGGATCCGATCGCCTCGGGGGTGATCATGAGCCTGATCCAGCGCCTGAACCACAGCTTGGGGCTGACCAGCGTCATCGTCAGCCACCACGTGCACGAGACCCTGCCGATCTGCGACCACGCCGTGGTCATCGCCAACGCCGGCATCGTGTTCTCGGGCACGCCTGACCAGCTGCAGGCCAGCAGCGACCCGCTGGTGCGGCAGTTCCTGCACGGCCAGCCCGACGGCCCGATCCCGTTCGACGCCGCGCCGCGGCCGAGGGCTGCCTGATGCCGTTCGTGTCCTCGATCCGCTCGCTGGGCCGCGCCGGCCTGTTCTCGCTGACGGTGCTGCGCGGCTCGCTGCCGACGCCCGATTTCCTCGCCGAGCTGACCCGCGAGATCTACAAGATCGGCGCGCGCTCGCTGCCGATCATCGCCGTGGGCGGCGCCTTCGTCGGCCTGGTGCTGACCCTGCAGGGCTACCGCACGCTGACCACCTTCGGCGCCGCCGATGCGCTGTCCACCCTGCTCGGGCTGTCGCTGTACCGCGAACTGGCGCCGGTGCTGACCGCGCTGCTGTTCATCGGCCGCGCCGGCAGTTCCATTGCCGCCGAGCTGGGGCTGATGCGTGCCACCGACCAGATCAAGGCACTGGAACTGATGGCCATCGACCCAGTGGCCAAGGCGGTGGCCCCCCGCTTCTGGGCAGCGGTGCTGACCGTGCCGCTGCTGACCGGCGTGTTCTGTTCGCTGGCCATCACCGGCGGCTGGTTCGAGGCGGTGAAGGTGCTGGGCCAGGACAACGGCACGTTCTGGTCGGGGCTGCGCAGCAGCGTCGATTTCTGGGACGACTTCGCCGTGGCGCTGCTCAAGTCGGCGATCTTCGGCGGCACCGCCGCATTGGTCGCCGCCTATGTCGGCTTCCACGCCGAACCCACCATCGAAGGCACCTCGGTGGCCACCACCCGCGCGGTGGTGAATGCCTCGCTGCTGGTGCTGATGTTCAACTTCGTGCTTTCCGCACTGATGTTCCATTGATGCCAATCCCTGCCGGGTACCCGCGCGTGGCGGTGCGCGGATCCGACGAACAACCCGCTTCGCCCGCACCGGCGAGGCACCTGCTGGATCAGGAGTGAGACAACAACATGGCCATTCGTGGACCTCGACTCGAATTCTCCGTCGGCGCCTTCCTGCTGCTGGCGCTGGCGTCGCTGCTGGTACTGGCGGTGGCATCCACCAACCAGCGCTTCGGCATCGGCGGCGGCGACTACGTGCTCAAGGCGCGTTTCAGCCAGATCGGCCAGCTGCGGCCGCAGGCGCCAGTGAAGGTAGGGGGGGTGACCATCGGCCAAGTGGCCGATATTCAGCTGGACCCCGTTAAATACGACTCCATCGTCACCCTGTCGCTGGACGGCAAGTTCAAGGACCTGCCCGCCGACACCTCGGCCGGCATCTTCACCAGCGGCCTGCTGGGCGAAAGCTACATCGGCCTGCAGCCGGGCGGCGACCCGGACGTGCTCAAGTCCGGCGACGAGATCGTGTTCACGCAGCCGGCGGTGGACCTGATCCAACTGGTCGGCAAGTACATGTTCAGCGGCGGCGGCAACAACGCCGCGTCCCCCCGGGCCCCCACGAGACGCCCACCAAGGAAGAACCCTAATCATGAAAACCCGACTGCTCACCACCGCGCTCGCCGCGGCCCTGCTCGCCGCCGCCCCGTCGCTGGCGATGGCGCAGGCGCGCCCGGCGGCCAGCGCCGCGCAGCCTTCGGCCGCCGCGCGTACCGTGCTCGACGCCAGCTCGCGCATCCTGTCCACGCTGGAAACCCGCCGCGGCGAGTTCCGCGCCAACCCGACCGCGCTGCGCGGCTTCATCGACAGCGAACTGAGCCGCGGCTTCGACCGCGACTACGCCGCCCGCCTGGTGCTGGGCGTGCATGGCCGCGGCGCGGCCGATGCCGACGTCAAGCTGTTCGCCGACGCGATGGCCGACAACCTGATGGCCCGCTACGGCTCGGCCCTGCTCGACATCCAGGGCAAGCCCAGCTTCCGCTACAAGGGCGAGGCCGCGCTGCCGGGCAACCGTGGCGTGAAGGTGTCGACCGAACTGGTGCGCGCCGGCGCCGAGCCGACCCCGGTCGAATACCTGATGCGCAACGTCGGCGGCCAGTGGAAGATCTTCGACGTGATGATCGAAGGCATCTCCTACGTGCAGACCTTCAAGAACCAGTTCGACGCCCCGCTGCGGCAGAAGTCGATCAAGGAAGTGGCGGCCGAACTGCGCAACGGCAGCATGCAGGCCACCGCGGGCCCGGCACCCCGTGGCAAGTGACGCCACCGCACGCGTCGAGGGCGACGCCCTGCACCTGGCCGGCACGCTGGACCGCGCCGCGGCGGTGGCGCTGTGGCCGCAGTTGCTGCGCCAGGTGGGCGGGCTGCGCCGGCTCGACCTGAACGCCGTCGAGCGCGTGGACAGCGCCGGGGTGGCGCTGCTGGCCGAGCTGTCTGCACGCATGCGTAGCAATGGCGGCGCTACCATCGTCGGCGCACCGGTGGGCCTGGACGAGCTGCGCGCGGCGTACCGGCTGTCACCGGACCTGGATTTCAACGCCTCTTCGGCGGAACACTGACATGAACCTCTTCCGCACCCTCCCGCTCCTGGCCGCCGTGCTCGTGCTGGGCGCCTGCGCCGGCAAGCCCGTGCGCGCGACCGCACCGCCCGCCAGCGCAAGCGTCGGCGCGGAGCCCTCCGGCTGCGCGGACGCCGCGTCCTGCGCGGGCGCACCGGCGCCGGCCACTGCACCGGCGCCGGTCCCGGTCGCCGACGTGGCGGCGCAGCCCACCCGGGCATCCGACGACACGCTCGCGGGTACCCCGGCGGAGGCGCAGGCGACCCCGCCCAGCCCGGCCGCGGCGACCGATGCCGAGGACGATTTCGCCGCGCTGTACGGCCCCCCGGTACGGAGCCCGGCAGCGGCGGCGATGGCGCCACGCCGACCTACGATCCGTGGGAGAAGTACAACCGCCGTATGCACCGCTTCAACCTGGCGGTGGACCGCGGCATCGCCCGTCCGCTGGCCACCGCCTACGTGCAGGTGGTGCCGCGCGTGGCGCGCACCGGGGTCAGCAACTTCTTCAGCAACCTGCGCTTGCCGGTGACCATGGTCAACCAGCTGCTGCAGGGCCATGCCGACGACGCCTGGGACTCGCTGGGCCGGTTCCTGATGAACTCCACGCTCGGCATCGGCGGCCTGTTCGACCCCGCCAGCAAGGCCATGGTGCCGCGCCGCAGCGAGGACTTCGGACAGACCCTGGGTACCTGGGGCTGGCGCCAGTCGCGCTACGTGGAGCTGCCGTTCTTCGGCCCGCGTACCGTGCGCGACGTGTTCGGCCTGGCCGGCGACGTACCGTTGTCGCCGCTACGCCGGGTGGACACGGACACACTGCGCATCGGCCTGCAGGGCCTGCAGCTGGTCGACACCCGGGTGCAGTTGCTGTCGCTGGACGACATCCGCGACAACGCGGTGGACGAGTACGCGCTCACCCGCGATGCCTGGCTGCAGCGGCGCAATTACCAGATCGAGAAGGACCTGCGCCACGACCGCCGCCGCCATGGCGACGACGAGCAGACCACCATCCCGGTCGATGCGATGCCGATGCCCGAATGGGGGCGCTGAGCGCGCGGTGTGCAATGCAGGTACGAAAAAAGCCCGGGGTAATCCCGGGCTTTCTTTTTCCGGGCCGGCGTCGGCGCCCTGGACCGGGACTCAACTGCCGTCCGGGTGCCGGGATGCCTGGAGCACCAGCAACAGCGTGGCGAGCGGGCCAAGCAGCAGCGACAGCAGCCCCCAGTTCATGCCACTGCGTCCCTTGCCCTGGGCGAGCCCGGCGTTGATGAGCGCCAGGGTGAACCAGCCGACCGCGAACCCACCGGAATTGCCTGCCGTCATCCTGCGATCGCCTCTTCAGTCTGTTGCCCGATGCGGCGCGCGAAAACCGACCGCTGCCGCCGGGGCCGCGATCGGTGGCGGGGCTCAGGCCGCGAGCGCGGCATCGATCGCCGCGCGCAGGCCGGCGTCATCGGCGGTGGTATCCGGCGAGAAGCGGCCGATGACCTGCCCGTCCTTGCCGACCAGGAACTTCTCGAAATTCCACAGGATGCCCGGCGCCGGGTTGGGTTCGATGCCGAAGCCGACCAGCTTCTCGCGCATCGGGCCTTCGCCGGTCGCCACCGGCTGCGCCGCGATCAGCTGCTGGTACAGCGGGTGCACGTCGGCGCCGGCGACGCTGATCTTGGCGAACATGGGGAAGGTCACGTCGTAGGTGAGCGAGCAGAACTGCCGGATCTCGTCCTCGCTGCCCGGCTCCTGGCCGTTGAAGTTGTTGGCCGGGAAACCCAGCACCTCCAGCCCGGCGTCCTTCTTCTCGCGGTAGAGCTTCTCCAGCCCTTCGTACTGCGGCGTCAGCCCGCACTTGGAGGCGACGTTGACCAGCAGCAGCACCTTTCCGCGGTAGTCGCCCAGCGAGGCCGGGGCGCCGTCGAGGGTGGTCAGGGGGATGTCCTGGATGGCGGTAGCCATGGGGGGTTCCTGTGGTTGATTAGGCAGCCCAAGCATATCCGGTCAGGCGTCGATCCCTGCCGCAAATTCGCCGACGACCCTGGCGCAGGCCTCCGGCTCGGCCTGCAGCAACAGATGCGGACCTGCCACTTCCACCGTCCGACAACGTGGTATCGCAGCGCTCATCTGCCTGCCCGGATCGCGCTGGAGCAGCTTGTCGTCGCTGGCACGCAGATCGAGCACGGGCACGGCGATGGCGGCGCATCGCGCCAGCACGTCGACCCGCAGCGCGCTGGCGGCGCGGAAACGCAGCACATGGGGGGAAACCTTGCGCAATGCATCCCGCAGCGCGGCCTCAAGCGCTGGCGTCGCCCAACGCCCGAACAGCCACCAGGACAACAGCATCGATGGCGGGAGCGGGAAGGGAACGGCGTGCAGCAATGGGGCGAACGTACGCAAGAAGGGAACCGGTGCGGTTGCGAACGTAGTGGAGAGAACCAGACCGCGCAGGTTGGCAGGCGGGTCTGCGGCGATGGAAAGCGCGACAGGTCCGGAGAAGGATTCGCCCAGCAGCACAAACGGTTTGTCTGGGAATGCAGCCCTAGAAATAACCTCCAGCTCGGCATAACCCAGCGGCCGGTCCGGGGGATACGCCACCACCTCAACGGAGTCGAACAGCGGCGCAGCGGCCTCAATGAATGCCGTGTGCAGTGTTGCCGTTCCATCCAGACCGGGAAGGATGAGCAATGCGGTCATCTACATCCCCCCATTGATGATGCTGCCGGGTGCCGGGCATCCGCGATGCGGTGCGACGCTGCGGATCTTCAGTCCGTTGCGGTGGCATCGTCGCCCGTCATTCCGTCGGTCAAGGCGCGCACGCTCTCCGGCTGCAGTTCCGGCGGCAGCGCCTTGCGCGCCTTGCTGCCGAGTTCGGCCAGGCGGCGGGCGCGGTTGGACACCGACTGCGGCGACTCGGTGAGGCGGTTGCGCGCCTGGGCAAAGGCCTTGCCCGCCTCCTCCAGCTTCCTGCCAACCATGTCGAACTCGGCCAGGAAGGCGACCAGCGCGTCGAGCACCTTGCCGCCGGTGTCGCTGATCTCCAGCGCCTGGCGCTGCACCTTGTCGCGCGTCCACAGCCGCTCGGTAACGCGCAGCAGCGCCATCAGCGTGTTCGGCGAAGCGAACACCACGCGGCGATCGAACGCATAGGACTGCAGGTCCATGTCCACGCCGAGCGCGGCCGAGAGCGCGCCTTCGATCGGGACGAAGGCGATGGTCACGTCCAGTGCGTCACCGCCGATGGCCTTGGGGTAGTTCTTGTCGCCCAGGTCCTTGACGTGCTGGCGCAGGCCGATGGCATGGCGGCGCAGGGCTTCGTCCTGCTGCTCGGGCGTGGCCGCGTTCATCGCTTCCTGCCAGGCGATGAGGTTGACCTTGCTGTCGATCACCACCGCGCGCTGGTCGGGGAAACGCACCACCACGTCCGGGCGCAGGCTGTCGCCTTCGTCGGTGGTGGCATGCGCCTGGCGCTCGTAGTGGATGCCCTCTTCCAGGCCGGAACCGCGCAGCACGTTGTCGAGCATCAGTTCGCCCCAGTCGCCACGCACCTTGGCGCTGCCCTTCAGCGCGCTGGTCAGCGCGGCGGCCTGCGCCGCCATGTCCTGGTTGAGGGTCTTGAGCTCACCCACCGCGCCGAGCAGGCTGGCGCGCTCGCGCGCCTCTTCACCGTACAGGGTGTCCACCCGCTGCCGGAACTCGCCCAGCTTGTCGGCGAACGGCTTGAGCAGGGTCTCGATGTCGGCGCGCGACTGGCCGGTGGCCAGGCGCACGTTCTTCTCGAACTGCTGGCCCTTCTCGTCGAACACCTTGGCGGCCAGTTCGGTGAAGGCGCCGGACAGGTTCTCGCGCGCCGCGGCGATCCAGTCGCGCAGCTGTTCCTGCGCCTGTCGCGCATGCTGCAGCTCGGCCTGCAGGCGCGCGCTGTCGGCCCGCGCGGCGTGCAGGGCCTGGCGCTCGCGTTCCAGCGACGCGCTCAGTTCGGCGAGCTGCGCGCGGGCGTCGGCCAGCGCCGCCTCGCGCTCGGCCAGGCGCACCGCGGCCTCGGCCGATTGCGTGGCTTCGCGTTCGATGCGCTGGTTCAGGGCGGCCAGCTGGCGGGCCTGCTCGGCCTGTTCGCGACGCTCGTGTTCCATTTCCGCGGCCAGCGATTCCAGGCGCCCGCGCAGCTGGCCGGCGTCGATGGCGGCGGCGTTGGCGCGCTGGCGTTCGGCGTCCAGGTCGCGGGCGAGCGCTTCGGCGTGCCCGTTGCCGCCAATGCGACGGAACAGGAACACCAGCAGCACGATGACGGCCAGCAGCAGGCCGGCCAGGATCAGGGTTTCGGTTTGCATGGGGCAAAGTGTAGCCCCGCGCGTCTCACCGGCTGCGCCGCTTCTGCGATCATGTGCACCCCACGCGCATTCCCGCCCGCCATGAAGCCGTTGCTGCTGTCCTGCCTGTTGCTGCTGTCGCCGGTCGCCGCGGCGGGTTCGCAGACGATCACCTCGCCCGCCCCCATTCCCGCGGGCGATGCACGGCCCAGGGTGTTCCTGGCCGGCAGCATCGAGATGGGCAGGGCCGGCGACTGGCAGCAGCAGGTGCAGCAGGCGCTGGCCGACGAGGACGTGGTGCTGCTCAACCCACGCCGCGCCGACTGGAACCCGGCCTGGCGCGCCGAGGCCGACGAGCCGGAGTTCCGTCGCCAGGTGGAATGGGAGCTGGCAGCACTGGAACAGGCCGACATCGTGCTGATGTACTTCGCGCCGGGCACGCAGAGCCCGGTCACCCTGCTCGAGTTCGGCCTGTATGCGCGCTCGGGCAAGCTGCTGGTGGCCGCGCCGGCGGGCTTCTGGCGCAAGGGCAATCTGGACATCACCGGCGACCGCTACCGGGTACCGCGGCATGACGACCTGCAGGCGCTGATCGCCGCGGTGAAACAGCGGCTTGCCATGCAGCGCGCGCGCTGAGCCGGCCGGGACCAGCGCCATGCCGTGGATGGGCATCAACGACCT
Protein-coding regions in this window:
- a CDS encoding ABC transporter ATP-binding protein, translated to MSLPRTPLVQLSDVRIDRGGRTILRDVSLDVPRGSITAVLGPSGTGKSTLLAALTGELRPVSGQVRLFGQDIPQGNRALLEMRKNIGVLLQGNGLLTDLTVAENVALPLRTHTRLPEPVLQRLVRMKLHAVGLLAAADAWPRELSGGMARRVALARALALDPPLMIYDEPLTGLDPIASGVIMSLIQRLNHSLGLTSVIVSHHVHETLPICDHAVVIANAGIVFSGTPDQLQASSDPLVRQFLHGQPDGPIPFDAAPRPRAA
- a CDS encoding ABC transporter permease, with product MPFVSSIRSLGRAGLFSLTVLRGSLPTPDFLAELTREIYKIGARSLPIIAVGGAFVGLVLTLQGYRTLTTFGAADALSTLLGLSLYRELAPVLTALLFIGRAGSSIAAELGLMRATDQIKALELMAIDPVAKAVAPRFWAAVLTVPLLTGVFCSLAITGGWFEAVKVLGQDNGTFWSGLRSSVDFWDDFAVALLKSAIFGGTAALVAAYVGFHAEPTIEGTSVATTRAVVNASLLVLMFNFVLSALMFH
- a CDS encoding organic solvent ABC transporter — protein: MKTRLLTTALAAALLAAAPSLAMAQARPAASAAQPSAAARTVLDASSRILSTLETRRGEFRANPTALRGFIDSELSRGFDRDYAARLVLGVHGRGAADADVKLFADAMADNLMARYGSALLDIQGKPSFRYKGEAALPGNRGVKVSTELVRAGAEPTPVEYLMRNVGGQWKIFDVMIEGISYVQTFKNQFDAPLRQKSIKEVAAELRNGSMQATAGPAPRGK
- a CDS encoding anti-sigma B factor antagonist, with translation MASDATARVEGDALHLAGTLDRAAAVALWPQLLRQVGGLRRLDLNAVERVDSAGVALLAELSARMRSNGGATIVGAPVGLDELRAAYRLSPDLDFNASSAEH
- a CDS encoding antitermination protein NusB, giving the protein MTAGNSGGFAVGWFTLALINAGLAQGKGRSGMNWGLLSLLLGPLATLLLVLQASRHPDGS
- a CDS encoding glutathione peroxidase, whose translation is MATAIQDIPLTTLDGAPASLGDYRGKVLLLVNVASKCGLTPQYEGLEKLYREKKDAGLEVLGFPANNFNGQEPGSEDEIRQFCSLTYDVTFPMFAKISVAGADVHPLYQQLIAAQPVATGEGPMREKLVGFGIEPNPAPGILWNFEKFLVGKDGQVIGRFSPDTTADDAGLRAAIDAALAA
- a CDS encoding recombinase RmuC → MQTETLILAGLLLAVIVLLVFLFRRIGGNGHAEALARDLDAERQRANAAAIDAGQLRGRLESLAAEMEHERREQAEQARQLAALNQRIEREATQSAEAAVRLAEREAALADARAQLAELSASLERERQALHAARADSARLQAELQHARQAQEQLRDWIAAARENLSGAFTELAAKVFDEKGQQFEKNVRLATGQSRADIETLLKPFADKLGEFRQRVDTLYGEEARERASLLGAVGELKTLNQDMAAQAAALTSALKGSAKVRGDWGELMLDNVLRGSGLEEGIHYERQAHATTDEGDSLRPDVVVRFPDQRAVVIDSKVNLIAWQEAMNAATPEQQDEALRRHAIGLRQHVKDLGDKNYPKAIGGDALDVTIAFVPIEGALSAALGVDMDLQSYAFDRRVVFASPNTLMALLRVTERLWTRDKVQRQALEISDTGGKVLDALVAFLAEFDMVGRKLEEAGKAFAQARNRLTESPQSVSNRARRLAELGSKARKALPPELQPESVRALTDGMTGDDATATD